Below is a window of Pseudomonadota bacterium DNA.
GTAGGCGGCCATTTGGACGCTGCAGATGATTGGATTGTAGATCACATTGCTGATAACGACATCGCAGTGTCAGCCGATATTCCCCTTGCGTCGCGGTGCCTGAAAAAGGGCGCCAGGGTGCTGGATCCCAAAGGGCGTATCTTTACCGAAGAATCTATCGGCAGTGCCCTTGCGAATAGAGACTTAATGACCTATCTCCGCGACATGGGAAACATGACTGGCGGGGCAGCTCCCTACGACAAGCAGGATCGCTCCCGTTTCCTGCAACGTCTCGATGACCTGATACAGGCCGTTCTTAGAGGAAAGCGATAACAGCCTGAGCTACTCCATCGCACACTCATGTCTGCCACTGTATATTACCCCGCTGCTACCGTCGATGCTTATAAAATCCCCGCCTCTGATGATGCTATCA
It encodes the following:
- a CDS encoding YaiI/YqxD family protein, which codes for MINIYVDADASPVKNEVLRVAKRYGLKVYLVSNSAMRIPQDKLVEMIVVGGHLDAADDWIVDHIADNDIAVSADIPLASRCLKKGARVLDPKGRIFTEESIGSALANRDLMTYLRDMGNMTGGAAPYDKQDRSRFLQRLDDLIQAVLRGKR